The proteins below are encoded in one region of Leptotrichia sp. oral taxon 218:
- a CDS encoding sigma factor-like helix-turn-helix DNA-binding protein has translation MNEKDIDRIADKIIERMKNEKEIKTEKQLTPFQKTEKLLSELSLLKGAIDSKNMLIEDLKKEGISIQKRETGVNVQSSKVYLSELEKVENRIEKLQEEITRIENVVNMVERALDTIRNDKYYNIIEMKYFEDLTFENIAEKLNISVRTAKRHKNFMIRQLQIIIFSDDVLKSILN, from the coding sequence ATGAACGAAAAGGATATAGACAGAATAGCAGATAAAATAATAGAAAGAATGAAAAATGAAAAAGAAATAAAAACCGAAAAACAACTAACACCATTTCAAAAGACAGAGAAGTTATTATCTGAATTATCTTTGCTGAAAGGTGCTATTGATTCTAAAAATATGCTTATAGAGGATTTGAAGAAAGAGGGAATATCAATTCAGAAAAGAGAAACTGGAGTTAATGTGCAGTCTAGTAAAGTATATCTATCAGAATTAGAAAAGGTTGAAAATAGAATTGAAAAATTACAGGAAGAAATTACAAGGATAGAAAACGTTGTTAATATGGTTGAAAGGGCTTTGGATACGATTAGGAACGATAAATATTATAATATAATTGAGATGAAATACTTTGAAGATTTGACTTTTGAAAATATAGCTGAAAAATTAAACATAAGTGTAAGAACAGCAAAAAGACATAAAAACTTTATGATTAGGCAACTGCAGATAATTATTTTTTCAGATGATGTGTTAAAAAGTATATTAAATTAA
- a CDS encoding GIY-YIG nuclease family protein, producing the protein MYIVYLFKEKETNEVIYVGSTSRPIVRLKEHKQQLLGMKPQNAIHRYMTEKKLKLYDDVEVVFTKECRNKEELLRWEEKYYYKYLKTLKNDRPAENRSGVYNPRRRKVKCLNDGNIFKTVTECAAFYKKGRTTISNVLIKEKPYTLINNEKYYFEYVNL; encoded by the coding sequence ATGTATATTGTTTATTTGTTCAAAGAAAAAGAAACTAATGAAGTAATTTATGTTGGAAGTACATCAAGACCTATTGTAAGGTTAAAAGAGCATAAACAACAATTATTGGGAATGAAACCTCAAAATGCCATTCACAGATATATGACAGAAAAAAAATTAAAATTATATGATGATGTGGAAGTTGTTTTTACGAAAGAGTGCAGAAATAAAGAAGAGCTGTTAAGATGGGAAGAAAAATATTACTATAAATATTTAAAAACGTTAAAAAACGACAGACCTGCGGAAAACAGAAGTGGTGTGTATAACCCAAGACGCAGAAAAGTTAAATGTTTAAATGACGGTAATATTTTTAAAACGGTAACTGAGTGTGCGGCTTTTTATAAAAAAGGAAGAACAACAATAAGCAATGTGTTAATTAAAGAAAAACCATATACCTTAATAAATAATGAAAAATATTATTTTGAATATGTTAATTTATAA
- a CDS encoding putative HNHc nuclease, whose translation MLYKQQNEEKYIYTKLKYKRCAVCNGTPVDFEHWQSAGSLGGYANDRGQGRYISLCRQHHTEKHDIGVEAFERKYDVRGICLGDEQIKELKKIYKNHFKAFKGEI comes from the coding sequence ATGTTATATAAACAGCAGAATGAAGAAAAATATATTTATACGAAATTAAAATATAAACGTTGTGCGGTATGCAATGGAACTCCAGTTGACTTTGAACATTGGCAGTCGGCTGGAAGTTTGGGAGGTTATGCGAATGATAGAGGACAGGGAAGATATATTTCACTTTGTAGACAACACCATACCGAAAAGCACGATATTGGAGTGGAAGCATTTGAAAGAAAGTATGATGTGAGGGGTATTTGTTTGGGTGATGAACAGATAAAAGAATTGAAGAAAATTTATAAAAATCATTTTAAGGCGTTTAAAGGAGAGATATGA
- a CDS encoding helix-turn-helix domain-containing protein, whose translation MATFRVNKTSDYTVISNHHLREKGMSLKAKGLLTLMLSLPENWDYSISGLASICAENETAIKTGLNELKKFGYLRISKIFPNKKRGNKKIEYVYEIFEKPLKEDKRQKEQKTEEQTLESQVVENQGVENLSLESQAVENQGQLNTKELNTKELNTKEVSTKEYTYVKNEFSRVCEEIKNNWIKIAHEYKLSGIQLKITDNRKRAINNLLKEYSLEEMLRAMGKIRTSNFLQGNNKTGWQISFDWFTNKSNFLKVLEGNYDDKAGINNSEKEKKSKNYQEKDFVGVTDESIANLLGGLTGNE comes from the coding sequence ATGGCAACTTTTAGAGTAAATAAAACAAGTGATTATACAGTAATATCAAATCATCATTTAAGAGAAAAAGGAATGAGCTTAAAGGCAAAAGGGCTTTTGACTTTAATGTTGAGTCTACCAGAAAATTGGGATTATTCAATTTCAGGATTAGCTTCGATATGTGCCGAAAATGAAACCGCTATAAAAACAGGGTTGAATGAGCTAAAAAAATTTGGGTATTTAAGAATATCTAAAATATTTCCAAATAAAAAACGTGGAAATAAAAAAATAGAATATGTTTATGAAATTTTTGAAAAACCTCTTAAAGAAGATAAAAGACAAAAAGAACAAAAAACAGAAGAACAAACGTTAGAAAGTCAAGTGGTAGAAAATCAAGGTGTAGAAAATCTATCCCTAGAAAGTCAAGCGGTAGAAAATCAAGGACAATTAAATACTAAAGAATTAAATACTAAAGAATTAAATACTAAAGAAGTAAGTACTAAAGAATATACATATGTGAAAAATGAATTTTCACGAGTGTGTGAAGAAATAAAAAATAACTGGATAAAAATTGCTCATGAATATAAATTGTCAGGTATACAATTAAAAATAACTGACAATCGAAAGAGAGCTATTAACAATTTGCTAAAAGAGTATTCGCTGGAAGAAATGTTACGGGCTATGGGAAAAATCCGTACATCTAATTTCTTGCAAGGAAACAATAAAACAGGGTGGCAAATATCATTCGACTGGTTTACTAACAAATCGAATTTTTTAAAAGTGCTTGAAGGAAATTATGACGATAAAGCAGGTATTAATAATTCTGAAAAAGAAAAAAAATCCAAAAATTATCAAGAAAAAGACTTTGTTGGAGTAACTGACGAAAGCATTGCGAATTTATTAGGAGGATTGACGGGAAATGAATAA
- a CDS encoding Holliday junction resolvase RecU: protein MAINAGKKFENDFKNSVNTDEIFLHRFKDGTTGTVNGQMIRFKNKNLCDFLLFKNGLLVLAELKSFLGKSMPFTNIKNTIDEQQTFLYNLRLEAKKNNVKAYLILNFRDLSETYAIDIHNFDEFYKMTNKKSISIDEARQLGKQLSQQKKRTRYRYEISDLFN from the coding sequence ATGGCAATAAATGCAGGGAAAAAATTTGAAAACGACTTTAAGAATAGCGTTAATACAGATGAAATATTTTTACATAGATTCAAGGATGGAACAACAGGAACTGTAAATGGACAGATGATCAGATTCAAAAATAAAAACTTGTGTGATTTTTTACTTTTCAAGAACGGCTTGCTTGTCCTTGCTGAGTTAAAATCCTTTTTAGGTAAATCAATGCCATTCACAAATATAAAGAACACAATTGATGAACAGCAGACGTTTTTGTACAATTTACGGCTTGAGGCAAAGAAAAATAATGTAAAAGCATATCTGATATTAAACTTTAGGGATTTGTCAGAGACGTATGCAATAGATATTCATAATTTTGATGAATTTTACAAAATGACAAATAAAAAAAGTATCAGCATAGATGAAGCAAGACAACTGGGAAAGCAGTTATCTCAACAAAAGAAAAGAACAAGATACAGATATGAAATTAGTGATTTATTCAATTAG
- a CDS encoding terminase small subunit, translating into MKLNARQKSFCEFYVASGNATESAIKAGYKEKYAGVNADKLLKNTNVSKYIKKIMEEHANNRIAKAEEILEFLTATLRGEVTEEVVVGGFGKSATEKIIKNVDLKDRLKAAELLGKRYRLFTDKVEVEGVVPVMIVGESELEE; encoded by the coding sequence TTGAAATTAAATGCAAGGCAGAAGTCTTTTTGTGAGTTTTATGTAGCTAGTGGAAATGCTACTGAATCCGCAATAAAGGCTGGGTATAAAGAAAAGTATGCAGGTGTAAATGCTGATAAATTACTAAAAAATACTAATGTTTCTAAATATATAAAAAAGATAATGGAAGAACATGCAAATAATAGAATAGCTAAAGCTGAAGAGATACTGGAGTTCTTAACTGCAACTTTAAGAGGAGAAGTAACTGAAGAAGTAGTAGTGGGAGGATTTGGAAAATCAGCGACAGAAAAAATAATTAAAAATGTAGATTTAAAAGACAGGTTAAAAGCAGCGGAACTACTTGGTAAACGATATAGACTGTTTACTGATAAAGTTGAAGTTGAAGGAGTTGTGCCTGTTATGATTGTAGGTGAGAGCGAACTTGAAGAGTAA
- a CDS encoding phage terminase large subunit, which translates to MKSKKIRLPDLVGKGYRDFWNFKGRYRVCKGSRGSKKSKTTALFFIYSMMKYPGANLLVVRKVYRTLKDSCFTDLKWAINRLKVNDYWSIKESPLEITYIPTGQKILFRGLN; encoded by the coding sequence TTGAAGAGTAAAAAGATAAGACTTCCTGATTTAGTCGGAAAAGGATACAGAGATTTTTGGAACTTTAAAGGAAGATACAGAGTCTGTAAAGGGAGTCGTGGGAGTAAAAAAAGCAAGACAACTGCATTATTTTTTATTTATTCAATGATGAAATATCCTGGGGCAAACTTGCTTGTGGTAAGAAAAGTTTATCGGACGTTAAAGGATAGCTGCTTTACAGACTTGAAATGGGCTATAAACAGGCTTAAAGTAAACGATTACTGGAGTATCAAAGAAAGTCCGTTGGAGATAACTTATATTCCTACTGGGCAGAAAATATTATTTAGAGGGTTAAACTGA